Proteins from a single region of Malassezia restricta chromosome IV, complete sequence:
- a CDS encoding ribosomal protein S21 gives MRLLASRVAAPFMRGMSLRASFAPSTRMLSSSAHRMDGSSSPNTAPSEDKPLSEQRGDKNSDASRADLWNQMLNTIIIDSPEKTSFKTEGAAVPQSRFGDSFPSNMNKRAGPQPLSGMLDQLDAEFRERPTFGLPAPSTPTTGRSVAMSTSLNHTSAVLYRQLSRILSRNNVRRELKLNERYEKPNQMRRRKRSERHRRRFADMVRKKVQLIMTLKSRNA, from the exons ATGCGCCTGCTAGCCTCGAGGGTCGCGGCGCCCTTCATGCGAGGCATGTCTTTGCGTGCATCTTTTGCTCCTAGCACAAGAATGCTAAGCTCCAGTGCACACCGTATGGATGGTTCGTCTTCTCCGAACACAGCGCCTTCTGAAGACAAACCGTTGAGCGAGCAGCGCGGTGACAAGAATAGTgatgcatcgcgcgccgaTCTGTGGAATCAAATGCTGAATACCATTATCATTGATTCACCCGAAAAGACTTCATTCAAAACCGAAGGCGCTGCCGTCCCACAAAGCCGCTTTGGCGATTCGTTCCCTTCTAATATGAATAAGCGCGCTGGTCCACAGCCTTTGTCTGGCATGCTGGATCAACTTGATGCTGAGTTCCGCGAGCGCCCAACGTTTGGATTGCCGGCACCCAGCACCCCGACGACTGGTCGCTCTGTAGCCATGTCTACTTCACTAAACCACACATCAGCTGTATTGTATCGCCAGCTCTCGAGAATTCTAAGCCGAAACAATGTTCGCCGTGAGCTCAAGTTGAATGAGCGCTATGAAAAACCCAATcagatgcgccgccgtaAGCGCTCTGAACGCCATCGTCGACGCTTTGCTGACATGGTACGAAAAAAGGTACAACTG ATTATGACACTCAAGTCGCGAAACGCATGA
- a CDS encoding AHNAK nucleoprotein yields the protein MPGNGGMVKPTHLPHQKVRGMQRLRRQELDPDARPRITRTTDYDGDPATAIVAPYSTRYDDDGDPSTTLVRTLSTLEGNRASIRSISRSLKSDGMFTATDADGDPIITPSSTSSSSTGTATATEGAGRTSSSSITDTSPSPTSTSSMSSTSSSSSSSPRSSSSSSSSSSSSTSSSSSSSSRQRNSSSDGSSTSTRSTIDPATAAPSSAKPAQTGSPKSLSSDDDSHAGAIAGGVVGGVVGLAVVIALAALLAWYLRRKRSSAAPTAAEPTDTTEFPTGYDDYDPSGGGSNNVVHRPVFYDAPATAPEQSAPASGMQELLATGAVPGAGAAAAAPANTSPPWPAAPAPAPRGTPPVSAPNVPAKTNTPRDISSGRLQNAADEAGVQRQTSTRPMMQAPVAIPATDSQRTPKQTTTRPRVSPAYAATPPQGVQRTSGGATTHATEFYEPNNQMLSATYEDAWASSDSPYGRAGVGRVMEEDPPPPRAFHMQPGQVYTHASPLGAFTH from the coding sequence ATGCCTGGTAATGGCGGTATGGTAAAACCAACGCATCTTCCTCATCAGAAAGTGCGAGGCATGCAAAGGCTCCGTCGTCAGGAGCTAGACCCTGATGCTCGTCCGCGCATTACACGCACTACTGATTATGATGGTGATCCCGCTACTGCGATAGTGGCGCCTTATTCCACACGGTATGACGATGACGGTGACCCATCCACCACGCTCGTACGTACACTTAGCACCTTGGAAGGCAATCGTGCCTCCATTCGTTCTATCTCCAGGAGTTTAAAAAGCGATGGCATGTTTACTGCCACTGACGCTGATGGTGACCCTATCATAACCCCATCGAGCACATCAAGTTCTAGCACTGGTACTGCAACTGCAACGGaaggcgctggacgcaccagcagctcgagtaTCACCGATACGTCTCCATCCCCCACCAGCACGTCTAGTATgtcgagcacatcgtcctcgtcatccAGCTCACCTCGctcctcgtcatcctcgtcgtcgtcctcttcatcttcgacgtcgtcttcttcatcttcgtcgtctAGGCAAAGAAACAGCTCATCTGATGGCTCAAGCACATCTACGAGGTCGACAATCGATCCTGCTACTGCTGCACCCTCCTCTGCGAAGCCGGCTCAGACTGGCTCTCCAAAAAGTCTTTCTTCCGATGATGACTCACACGCTGGTGCCATTGCTGGTGGTGTGGTCGGTGGTGTGGTCGGTCTCGCAGTAGTGATCGCCTTAGCGGCTCTTCTTGCATGGTATCTTCGCCGTAAGCGCAGTAGCGCTGCACCGACCGCCGCTGAGCCAACGGATACCACCGAGTTCCCGACTGGCTATGACGATTATGACCCCTCCGGTGGCGGGTCTAACAATGTGGTACACAGGCCCGTATTTTATGATGCGCCTGCCACCGCACCTGAACAATCGGCGCCGGCCAGTGGTATGCAAGAACTGCTTGCGACGGGCGCTGTACCGGGagctggcgccgctgcagcagctcctgctAATACGTCACCGccatggccagcagcacctGCACCTGCACCTAGAGGAACACCACCTGTCTCTGCACCCAATGTGCCTGCAAAGACAAACACTCCTCGTGATATCAGTAGCGGCAGGCTACAAAACGCTGCGGACGAAGCCGGTGTACAGCGCCAGACGTCGACTCGTCCTATGATGCAAGCTCCTGTTGCCATACCAGCGACTGACTCGCAACGCACGCCGAAGCAGACGACTACCAGGCCACGTGTGTCTCCCGCATATGCCGCAACCCCCCCTCAGGGTGTGCAACGTACCAGTGGTGGAGCAACTACGCATGCTACGGAATTTTATGAGCCGAACAACCAGATGCTCTCTGCTACATACGAGGATGCGTGGGCTAGTTCGGATAGTCCCTACGGCCGTGCAGGTGTTGGCCGTGTGATGGAAGAGGATCCACCCCCACCACGTGCTTTCCACATGCAGCCTGGCCAAGTGTACACTCATGCTTCTCCGCTGGGTGCATTCACGCATTGA
- a CDS encoding DASH complex subunit DAD4 has protein sequence MPPAIENPYEERQALLLERIIKNVDLLNEALGEMNRSVADINQHNQDITIVAEMWNGYHRNVDFNLQNMEGSSATSSLSHP, from the exons atgccgccagCCATTGAGAACCCATAC GAGGAACGTCAAGCTCTTTTGCTAGAGCGCATTATCAAAAATGTGGATTTGCTGAATGAGGCACTGGGGGAGATGAATCGGTCTGTGGCCGACATTAATCAGCATAATCAAGACATTACGATTGTCGCAGAAATGTGGAATGGATACCACCGCAATGTGGACTTCAATCTACAGAATATGGAGGGAAGCAGTGCGACATCGTCTTTATCCCATCCATAA
- a CDS encoding regulatory subunit of the type I protein phosphatase, protein MLDQATSGRDGSSRSDSHGSRTLTIERHATPEADSFADTHVGTLYLQGTQPDNQDVPSRRRSRQRVVWTEDTVDNEGCGKKKSKICCIYHKKRAFDESSSESSASSDGDGSEPDISSSDDDEPTSARSLPSSHTHGAGCSHSSKPPPRNAYERS, encoded by the exons ATGCTTGATCAAGCTACGTCCGGACGGGACGGATCGAGTCGATCTGATTCACATGGGTCAAGGACTCTTACCATAGAGAGGCATGCAACTCCCGAGGCAGATTCATTCGCTGACACACATGTCGGCACGCTTTATCTGCAAGGCACTCAACCCGATAACCAAGACGTGCCATCTCGTCGGCGGAGTAGGCAACGAGTAGTGTGGACCGAAGACACAGTGGACAATGAGGGATGCGGGAAAAAGAAAAGTAAAA TCTGTTGTATCTATCATAAAAAGAGAGCCTTTGATGAATCATCATCTGAAAGCTCTGCAAGTTCTGACGGCGATGGCTCTGAACCTGACATATCGTCatcggacgacgacgagcctACTTCCGCTCGTTCATTACCGTCGTCACATACACATGGTGCTGGCTGTTCGCATTCATCCAAGCCACCGCCTCGTAATGCGTATGAGCGTTCTTAG